The Panicum hallii strain FIL2 chromosome 9, PHallii_v3.1, whole genome shotgun sequence genome has a window encoding:
- the LOC112873921 gene encoding uncharacterized protein LOC112873921 — protein sequence MASETGRKLLQIDVSSDTVCPWCFVGKKNLERAMEQTKDKYNFEVRWHPFFLNPDAPKEGIRKSDFYKMKFGPVQFERATSRMTEIFRGLGLEYDMSGLTGNTMDSHRLITLAEHQGYDKQNALVEELFQSYFCQGKYIGDKQVLLDVARKVGIEGAEELLEDPSRGVDEVQEELNKYSSAISGVPHFVINGKYQLSGGQPPSVFMRAFEMAAKDKA from the exons ATGGCTTCAGAGACAGGGAGGAAGCTCTTGCAGATTGATGTGAGCTCAGATACAGTGTGCCCTTGGTGTTTTGTTGGTAAAAAGAACCTCGAGAGAGCAATGGAGCAAACCAAGGACAAGTATAATTTTGAG GTCCGTTGGCATCCATTCTTTCTGAACCCTGATGCGCCTAAGGAAGGCATCAGGAAATCTGACTTCTACAAGATGAAATTCGGCCCTGTTCAATTTGAGCGTGCAACATCTCGCATGACAGAG ATATTTCGAGGACTTGGACTTGAATATGACATGTCAGGGTTGAC TGGGAATACGATGGATAGCCATAGGCTCATAACACTTGCTGAACATCAAGGCTATGACAAGCAAAATGCTCTTGTGGAAGAATTATTCCAGAGTTACTTTTGCCAAGGAAAGTATATCGGTGACAA GCAGGTTTTGCTGGATGTTGCAAGAAAGGTGGGCATAGAAGGGGCAGAAGAGCTGCTTGAAGACCCTAGCAGAGGAGTCGATGAG GTTCAGGAAGAACTCAACAAGTACTCATCTGCCATTTCCGGGGTCCCTCACTTTGTG ATCAATGGAAAATATCAACTCAGTGGTGGCCAGCCTCCAAGTGTATTCATGAGGGCGTTTGAGATGGCTGCAAAAGATAAAGCTTAA
- the LOC112873923 gene encoding E3 ubiquitin-protein ligase At3g02290-like, translating to MGSLMCCLRYPDDGSAAAPVCCFCLPWPFAYHGVDSGSAARHRGDTRVAPDRGRIPLAACTSAGQVDSMDTFRAPPRPLPYDDPQFSPPTVQHPIVSEHDKASTHFQKPGQIIERKNTDTASTCTSQKIDGPSVKHHSGGSRIDGIQASDSSDSEDDCPICLEEYDYENPKIALQCNHNFHLSCIYEWMERSQACPVCAKVMLFNEDE from the exons ATGGGGTCCCTGATGTGCTGCCTGCGCTACCCTGATGacggctcggcggcggcgcccgtcTGCTGCTTCTGCCTGCCATGGCCTTTTGCTTACCACGGCGTCGACTCG GGCTCTGCTGCTCGTCACAGAGGCGATACACGGGTCGCTCCTGATCGTGGAAGGATTCCTCTTGCAGCTTGCACTTCTGCAGGACAAGTGGATTCAATGGATACTTTCCGCGCCCCTCCAAGGCCTTTGCCTTATGATGATCCTCAATTCAGTCCTCCGACCGTGCAACACCCAATTGTGTCAGAACATGACAAAGCATCAACACATTTCCAGAAACCTGGACAAATTATAGAAAGAAAGAATACTGATACTGCATCAACCTGCACATCTCAAAAGATTGATGGGCCATCAGTAAAACACCACTCAGGAGGTTCGAGAATTGATGGAATACAAGCCTCTGATTCTTCTGACAGTGAGGATGACTGTCCGATATGCCTAGAAG AATATGATTATGAGAATCCAAAGATTGCATTGCAGTGCAACCATAATTTTCATCTTAGTTGCATTTACGAGTGGATGGAAAGAAGTCAAGCTTGCCCTGTCTGCGCAAAG GTTATGTTGTTTAACGAGGATGAATAA
- the LOC112877212 gene encoding uncharacterized protein LOC112877212 encodes MGRRLPALCGGGGGRAATTRVRRKRVQRAAYSSPPSKLAVAALAGAGGGKAGNKGSSPLGVGGCYVDGNGALMVEVGGAGAAGARKKDGGGRRVMVLADGRAEAAGALQWALSQAVRSNDTVVLLTVLKPVTQDAVSDSCVKMLGTKSQQHLDALKILCESTRPEVKVETCAVEAEERAPAVVEAARRHGASLLVLGQRRRRAVARWLQALWRRRRRGGSPGGGGGMVEHCIEHAPCAALAVRRRSSGGYLVSSKRHKDFWLLA; translated from the exons ATGGGCAGGAGACTGCCGGCGCtgtgtggcggcggcggcggccgggcggcgacgACGCGGGTGAGGAGGAAGCGGGTGCAGCGGGCGGCCTACTCCTCCCCGCCCTCCAAGCTCGCCGTGGCGGCGCTggccggggccggcggcggcaaggccggTAATAAGGGTAGTAGTCCACTAGGAGTTGGAGGGTGCTACGTCGATGGCAACGGCGCGCTGATGGTGGAggtgggcggcgccggcgcggcgggggccaggaagaaggacggcggcgggcggcgggtgaTGGTGCTGGCGGACGGCCGCGCCGAGGCGGCGGGCGCGCTGCAGTGGGCGCTGTCGCAGGCCGTCCGGAGCAACGACACCGTCGTCCTCCTCACCGTCCTCAAGCCGGTCACCCAAGACG CTGTTAGTGATTCTTGCGTGAAGATGCTGGGGACGAAGAGCCAGCAGCACCTCGACGCGTTGAAGATCCTGTGCGAATCAACAAGGCCAGAG GTGAAGGTGGAGACGTGCGCGGTGGAGGCCGAGGAGCGCGcgccggcggtggtggaggcggcgaggcggcacggCGCGTCGCTGCTCGTGCTGGgccagcgccggcgccgcgcggtGGCGCGGTGGCTGCAGGCGCtgtggcggcggaggcggcgcgggggctcccccggcggcggcggcgggatggtGGAGCACTGCATCGAGCACGCGCCGTGCGCGGCGCTGGCCGTGCGGCGGAGGAGCTCCGGCGGTTACCTCGTCTCCAGCAAGCGCCACAAGGACTTTTGGCTCCTCGCCTAG
- the LOC112877346 gene encoding BTB/POZ and MATH domain-containing protein 1-like, which yields MATAASTTGGGGRLSRSASAIVAVTESGQHLLRIDGYSHTMDVPTGSDIKSPPFRVGGHSWRICYYPNGLSSAWTEYISLFLQLGGDAPQGVWTRHTFSLLGREGKPVPYFTNSGKKIFTDWGTSAFIRRSELERSEHLRDDSFTIRCDVTVVREIQTKTVDVGAAPVVPPPDLHRHLGGLLATGEAADVAFEVDGKTFMAHRCVLMARSPALRAQLSGLSEESADAGGGSTIAVRIEDMEAQDFEALLRYMYTDSLPEMGEQGEAAAMLPDLVAAANRYGMERLRLLCEDKLRELVDARTVAAILAFAGEHHCHGLKEACLRFLSDPENLREAVKTNGLEHLSKSCPSVLVDLIAKLAAE from the coding sequence ATGGCGACGGCCGCGTCcaccaccggcggcggcgggcggctgtcGCGGTCCGCCTCAGCCATCGTCGCCGTCACCGAGAGCGGCCAGCACCTGCTGAGGATCGACGGCTACTCCCACACCATGGACGTCCCCACCGGCAGCGACATCAAGTCCCCGCCCTTCCGCGTCGGAGGCCACAGCTGGCGCATCTGCTACTACCCCAACGGCCTCAGCTCGGCCTGGACCGAGTACATCTccctcttcctccagctcggcggCGACGCCCCGCAGGGCGTCTGGACCCGGCACACGTTCAGCCTGCTCGGCCGCGAGGGGAAGCCGGTGCCGTACTTCACCAACAGCGGGAAGAAGATCTTCACCGACTGGGGCACCTCGGCCTTCATCAGGAGGAGCGAGCTCGAGAGGTCCGAGCACCTCCGGGACGATAGCTTCACGATAAGGTGCGACGTCACGGTGGTGAGGGAGATCCAGACGAAGACCGTCGACGTCGGCGCAGCCCCGGTGGTGCCGCCGCCGGACCTGCACCGCCACCTGGGCGGCCTCCTCGCGACCGGGGAGGCCGCGGACGTGGCGTTCGAGGTGGACGGCAAGACTTTCATGGCGCACCGGTGCGTGCTCATGGCTCGATCCCCGGCGCTCCGCGCCCAGCTCTCCGGCCTGTCCGAGGAGAGcgcggacgccggcggcggctctaCCATCGCCGTACGGATCGAGGACATGGAAGCGCAGGACTTCGAGGCTTTGCTCCGATACATGTACACCGACTCGTTGCCGGAGATGGGCGAACAAGGGGAAGCCGCGGCGATGCTCCCGGACCTGGTGGCGGCAGCGAACAGGTACGGGATGGAGAGGCTGAGGCTGCTCTGTGAAGACAAGCTGCGCGAGCTCGTGGATGCGAGGACCGTGGCGGCCATCCTCGCGTTCGCCGGGGAGCACCATTGCCACGGGCTCAAGGAGGCATGCTTGCGATTCCTCAGCGATCCGGAAAATCTAAGAGAGGCCGTGAAGACCAACGGCCTCGAGCATCTGAGCAAGAGCTGCCCCTCTGTTTTGGTGGACCTAATCGCCAAGCTTGCTGCAGAGTAG
- the LOC112875537 gene encoding nucleolar protein 14 isoform X1, which yields MAKTKPMAAAAAAGEKKKSKGKKKGKNGPAKVAMKARAAAAEEQSNPFEAIWSRRKFDVLGKKRKGEERRVSRARSEAIRKRENTLLKEFEESAKSSVFHDRRIGETDDALPEFDKAVLRQQRERLAKLKRESKYNLPDEDEDEINVHNLLSEKDDFDEDVPFDDESDEEGKMVLSKKRLSLQGGDRPSETDLPQETHQEHKSKKEVMTEIILKSKFFKAQKAKAREEDEHLVDKLDSEFASLAQTQALLSLTESTKVKANKNDSSAGLTGKEFFTKAKSDTYEKMVKEMVMDQRARPSDRTKTPEEIAQEEKERLEKLEEERQKRMLGTADSSDEDDDNKDDNHMKLDNSKPISGDDLGDSFTDDSIRKKKGWVDEIYEKEGRKIGDDAAASDDEESDDEHADDDESDDDEEEDDAEDDSNDFGNMSARDWEQSDDDEVDAGDDEMEDVHEKEQEISGKVVKRDAQNLKKESNVKTQVKDGSVPFVIDAPNNLKDLSSLLDGRSETEIVEIISRIRTCNSIRLAAENRRKMQVFYGVLLQYFAVLATQSPVKFKIIDTLVKPLIEMSGETPYFAAICSRERLIHTRTRLCEDIKVPGKSSWPNLKTLLLLRLWSLTFPCSDFRHVVATPMLLLMCEYLMRCPIQSGRDVAVGSFLCSMVLVATKESKKFCPEAIVFLQSLLVTSLKGKVATHLHNQINDQFMELKTLKPWLSIREQVHEVNPVNVLEIMGMDPDVPYFSSDDFKAGVLLSVAECLRGFVIIHEELSSFPEIFLPISSLLQEILDKSEVPGLLRDIFLEVIDLIKKRSDEHHASREPLRMRKKKPEPIKQLNPKFEENYIKGLDYDPDRERAQMKKLKKRLKSEKSGAMRELRKDNYFLSAVKEKERIKQEQERAEKYGKAMAFLQEQESAFKSGQLGKGKGRKRRR from the exons ATGGCGAAGACGAAGCCcatggcggctgcggcggcggcgggcgagaagaagaagagcaaagggaagaagaaggggaagaacGGCCCGGCCAAGGTGGCCATgaaggcgcgcgcggcggcggcagaggagcagagcaacCCGTTCGAGGCCATCTGGTCCCGCCGCAAGTTCGACGTGCTCGGCAAGAAGCGCAAGGGCGAGGAGCGGCGCGTATCGCGCGCCCGCTCGGAGGCCATCCGCAAG AGGGAGAACACGCTGCTCAAGGAGTTCGAGGAGAGCGCCAAGTCGTCCGTGTTCCACGACCGGCGTATCGGCGAGACGGACGACGCGCTGCCCGAGTTCGACAAGGCCGTACTCCGCCAGCAGCGTGAGCGATTG GCGAAGTTGAAACGCGAAAGTAAATACAATCTACCTGATGAGGATGAAGACGAAATCAATGTTCATAACCTGCTCTCGGAAAAGGACGATTTTGATGAAGATGTGCCTTTTGATGATGAGAGTGATGAGGAAG GTAAAATGGTTCTCTCAAAGAAGCGGCTATCTCTCCAAGGTGGTGACCGGCCTTCAGAGACTGATCTGCCACAGGAAACACAT CAGGAGCATAAGAGCAAGAAGGAAGTTATGACGGAGATCATTTTAAAGAGTAAATTTTTTAAG GCCCAAAAGGCCAAGGCGAGGGAAGAGGATGAGCATCTGGTAGATAAGTTGGACAGCGAATTTGCGTCATTGGCCCAGACACAGGCGTTATTGTCCTTGACAGAGTCAACTAAGGTCAAGGCGAACAAAAACGATTCAAGTGCTGGCTTGACAGGGAAGGAGTTTTTTACAAAG GCAAAGTCGGACACAtatgaaaaaatggttaaagaAATGGTGATGGATCAACGTGCTCGTCCATCAGACAGGACTAAAACCCCTGAGGAAATAGCACAAGAAGAGAAAGAACGTCTTGAGAAGTTGGAG GAAGAACGCCAAAAAAGAATGCTTGGAACTGCTGATTCATCTGACGAGGATGATGACAACAAGGATGATAACCACATGAAGCTGGATAACTCAAAACCTATATCTGGTGATGATCTTGGCGATTCCTTCACTGATGATTCAATAAGGAAGAAAAAGGGTTGGGTTGATGAAATTTATGAAAAGGAGGGTAGAAAGATTGGTGATGATGCAGCAGCATCCGATGATGAAGAAAGCGATGACGAACATGCCGATGATGATGAgtctgatgatgatgaggaagaGGATGATGCTGAGGATGATTCAAATGACTTTGGTAATATGTCTGCTAGAGACTGGGAGCAAAGTGACGATGATGAAGTTGATGCAGGGGATGATGAAATGGAGGATGTTCATGAGAAGGAACAAGAGATCAgtggtaaagtggtgaaaagaGATGCACAAAATTTGAAAAAAGAATCTAATGTGAAAACGCAAGTCAAGGATGGCAGTGTTCCTTTTGTTATTGATGCACCAAATAACCTGAAAGATCTATCCTCCTTGCTAGATGGTCGTTCTGAAACTGAAATAGTTGAGATTATTAGTCGAATACGCACATGCAATTCAATAAGGCTTGCAGCTGAAAACCGAAGGAAAATGCAA GTTTTCTATGGTGTTCTCCTGCAGTACTTCGCAGTTTTAGCTACTCAGAGTCCAGTGAAGTTCAAAATAATTGACACACTTGTTAAGCCATTGATTGAGATGAGTGGAGAGACTCCATATTTTGCTGCTATCTGTTCAAGAGAGCGACTTATTCATACACGCACTCGTCTATGTGAAGACATTAAGGTTCCAG GAAAGAGCAGCTGGCCAAATCTGAAGACCTTACTTCTCCTGAGATTATGGTCTCTTACTTTCCCCTGCTCTGACTTCCGCCATGTTGTAGCAACTCCAATGCTTCTACTTATGTGCGAATATCTGATGCGATGCCCTATACAATCTGGTCGAGATGTTGCTGTCGGTTCTTTCTTGTGTTCCATGGTGCTTGTG GCTACTAAAGAATCAAAGAAGTTCTGCCCTGAAGCTATTGTTTTTCTGCAATCTCTTTTGGTAACATCTCTTAAAGGAAAAGTAGCAACTCATCTGCACAATCAG ATTAATGATCAATTTATGGAGCTCAAGACACTGAAACCATGGCTCAGTATCCGTGAGCAAGTGCATGAGGTGAATCCAGTGAATGTCCTAGAAATCATGGGCATGGATCCTGATGTCCCTTATTTTTCATCAGATGATTTTAA GGCTGGTGTACTCCTATCTGTGGCTGAGTGTTTAAGAGGCTTTGTTATTATACATGAAGAACTAAGCTCTTTCCCAGAAATCTTCCTTCCAATATCCTCTCTGCTGCAAGAAATTTTGGATAAATCTGAAGTGCCTGGCCTGTTACGAGACATTTTCCTTGAAGTCATTGACTTGATTAAAAAGAGAAGCGATGAACACCATGCTTCAAGAGAGCCGCTCCGAATGCGGAAGAAGAAGCCTGAACCAATCAAGCAGTTGAATCCAAAATTCGAAGAGAA CTACATAAAGGGTCTTGATTATGATCCTGATCGAGAAAGGGCACAAATGAAGAAGCTGAAGAAACGTCTCAAGAGTGAGAAGTCAGGGGCCATGCGTGAGCTACGCAAAGATAATTACTTCCTATCTGCTGTGAAGGAGAAAGAGAGGATTAAGCAAGAGCAAGAGAGAGCTGAGAAGTATGGAAAAGCCATGGCATTCCTTCAAGAACAGGAAAGTGCTTTCAAATCTGGACAGCTGGGGAAAGGAAAGGGCAGAAAAAGGAGGCGGTGA
- the LOC112875537 gene encoding nucleolar protein 14 isoform X2, whose product MAKTKPMAAAAAAGEKKKSKGKKKGKNGPAKVAMKARAAAAEEQSNPFEAIWSRRKFDVLGKKRKGEERRVSRARSEAIRKRENTLLKEFEESAKSSVFHDRRIGETDDALPEFDKAVLRQQRERLAKLKRESKYNLPDEDEDEINVHNLLSEKDDFDEDVPFDDESDEEGKMVLSKKRLSLQGGDRPSETDLPQETHEHKSKKEVMTEIILKSKFFKAQKAKAREEDEHLVDKLDSEFASLAQTQALLSLTESTKVKANKNDSSAGLTGKEFFTKAKSDTYEKMVKEMVMDQRARPSDRTKTPEEIAQEEKERLEKLEEERQKRMLGTADSSDEDDDNKDDNHMKLDNSKPISGDDLGDSFTDDSIRKKKGWVDEIYEKEGRKIGDDAAASDDEESDDEHADDDESDDDEEEDDAEDDSNDFGNMSARDWEQSDDDEVDAGDDEMEDVHEKEQEISGKVVKRDAQNLKKESNVKTQVKDGSVPFVIDAPNNLKDLSSLLDGRSETEIVEIISRIRTCNSIRLAAENRRKMQVFYGVLLQYFAVLATQSPVKFKIIDTLVKPLIEMSGETPYFAAICSRERLIHTRTRLCEDIKVPGKSSWPNLKTLLLLRLWSLTFPCSDFRHVVATPMLLLMCEYLMRCPIQSGRDVAVGSFLCSMVLVATKESKKFCPEAIVFLQSLLVTSLKGKVATHLHNQINDQFMELKTLKPWLSIREQVHEVNPVNVLEIMGMDPDVPYFSSDDFKAGVLLSVAECLRGFVIIHEELSSFPEIFLPISSLLQEILDKSEVPGLLRDIFLEVIDLIKKRSDEHHASREPLRMRKKKPEPIKQLNPKFEENYIKGLDYDPDRERAQMKKLKKRLKSEKSGAMRELRKDNYFLSAVKEKERIKQEQERAEKYGKAMAFLQEQESAFKSGQLGKGKGRKRRR is encoded by the exons ATGGCGAAGACGAAGCCcatggcggctgcggcggcggcgggcgagaagaagaagagcaaagggaagaagaaggggaagaacGGCCCGGCCAAGGTGGCCATgaaggcgcgcgcggcggcggcagaggagcagagcaacCCGTTCGAGGCCATCTGGTCCCGCCGCAAGTTCGACGTGCTCGGCAAGAAGCGCAAGGGCGAGGAGCGGCGCGTATCGCGCGCCCGCTCGGAGGCCATCCGCAAG AGGGAGAACACGCTGCTCAAGGAGTTCGAGGAGAGCGCCAAGTCGTCCGTGTTCCACGACCGGCGTATCGGCGAGACGGACGACGCGCTGCCCGAGTTCGACAAGGCCGTACTCCGCCAGCAGCGTGAGCGATTG GCGAAGTTGAAACGCGAAAGTAAATACAATCTACCTGATGAGGATGAAGACGAAATCAATGTTCATAACCTGCTCTCGGAAAAGGACGATTTTGATGAAGATGTGCCTTTTGATGATGAGAGTGATGAGGAAG GTAAAATGGTTCTCTCAAAGAAGCGGCTATCTCTCCAAGGTGGTGACCGGCCTTCAGAGACTGATCTGCCACAGGAAACACAT GAGCATAAGAGCAAGAAGGAAGTTATGACGGAGATCATTTTAAAGAGTAAATTTTTTAAG GCCCAAAAGGCCAAGGCGAGGGAAGAGGATGAGCATCTGGTAGATAAGTTGGACAGCGAATTTGCGTCATTGGCCCAGACACAGGCGTTATTGTCCTTGACAGAGTCAACTAAGGTCAAGGCGAACAAAAACGATTCAAGTGCTGGCTTGACAGGGAAGGAGTTTTTTACAAAG GCAAAGTCGGACACAtatgaaaaaatggttaaagaAATGGTGATGGATCAACGTGCTCGTCCATCAGACAGGACTAAAACCCCTGAGGAAATAGCACAAGAAGAGAAAGAACGTCTTGAGAAGTTGGAG GAAGAACGCCAAAAAAGAATGCTTGGAACTGCTGATTCATCTGACGAGGATGATGACAACAAGGATGATAACCACATGAAGCTGGATAACTCAAAACCTATATCTGGTGATGATCTTGGCGATTCCTTCACTGATGATTCAATAAGGAAGAAAAAGGGTTGGGTTGATGAAATTTATGAAAAGGAGGGTAGAAAGATTGGTGATGATGCAGCAGCATCCGATGATGAAGAAAGCGATGACGAACATGCCGATGATGATGAgtctgatgatgatgaggaagaGGATGATGCTGAGGATGATTCAAATGACTTTGGTAATATGTCTGCTAGAGACTGGGAGCAAAGTGACGATGATGAAGTTGATGCAGGGGATGATGAAATGGAGGATGTTCATGAGAAGGAACAAGAGATCAgtggtaaagtggtgaaaagaGATGCACAAAATTTGAAAAAAGAATCTAATGTGAAAACGCAAGTCAAGGATGGCAGTGTTCCTTTTGTTATTGATGCACCAAATAACCTGAAAGATCTATCCTCCTTGCTAGATGGTCGTTCTGAAACTGAAATAGTTGAGATTATTAGTCGAATACGCACATGCAATTCAATAAGGCTTGCAGCTGAAAACCGAAGGAAAATGCAA GTTTTCTATGGTGTTCTCCTGCAGTACTTCGCAGTTTTAGCTACTCAGAGTCCAGTGAAGTTCAAAATAATTGACACACTTGTTAAGCCATTGATTGAGATGAGTGGAGAGACTCCATATTTTGCTGCTATCTGTTCAAGAGAGCGACTTATTCATACACGCACTCGTCTATGTGAAGACATTAAGGTTCCAG GAAAGAGCAGCTGGCCAAATCTGAAGACCTTACTTCTCCTGAGATTATGGTCTCTTACTTTCCCCTGCTCTGACTTCCGCCATGTTGTAGCAACTCCAATGCTTCTACTTATGTGCGAATATCTGATGCGATGCCCTATACAATCTGGTCGAGATGTTGCTGTCGGTTCTTTCTTGTGTTCCATGGTGCTTGTG GCTACTAAAGAATCAAAGAAGTTCTGCCCTGAAGCTATTGTTTTTCTGCAATCTCTTTTGGTAACATCTCTTAAAGGAAAAGTAGCAACTCATCTGCACAATCAG ATTAATGATCAATTTATGGAGCTCAAGACACTGAAACCATGGCTCAGTATCCGTGAGCAAGTGCATGAGGTGAATCCAGTGAATGTCCTAGAAATCATGGGCATGGATCCTGATGTCCCTTATTTTTCATCAGATGATTTTAA GGCTGGTGTACTCCTATCTGTGGCTGAGTGTTTAAGAGGCTTTGTTATTATACATGAAGAACTAAGCTCTTTCCCAGAAATCTTCCTTCCAATATCCTCTCTGCTGCAAGAAATTTTGGATAAATCTGAAGTGCCTGGCCTGTTACGAGACATTTTCCTTGAAGTCATTGACTTGATTAAAAAGAGAAGCGATGAACACCATGCTTCAAGAGAGCCGCTCCGAATGCGGAAGAAGAAGCCTGAACCAATCAAGCAGTTGAATCCAAAATTCGAAGAGAA CTACATAAAGGGTCTTGATTATGATCCTGATCGAGAAAGGGCACAAATGAAGAAGCTGAAGAAACGTCTCAAGAGTGAGAAGTCAGGGGCCATGCGTGAGCTACGCAAAGATAATTACTTCCTATCTGCTGTGAAGGAGAAAGAGAGGATTAAGCAAGAGCAAGAGAGAGCTGAGAAGTATGGAAAAGCCATGGCATTCCTTCAAGAACAGGAAAGTGCTTTCAAATCTGGACAGCTGGGGAAAGGAAAGGGCAGAAAAAGGAGGCGGTGA